In the Lepus europaeus isolate LE1 chromosome 18, mLepTim1.pri, whole genome shotgun sequence genome, one interval contains:
- the TRPV1 gene encoding transient receptor potential cation channel subfamily V member 1, with translation MKRWVSLDSGESEDPLPEDTCPDLLDGDSNAKPPPAKPHIFSTAKSRSRLFGKGDSEEASPMDCSYEEGELAPCPAITVSSVIIVQRPGDGPTCARQVSQDSVAAAGAEKPLKLYDRRRIFEAVAQNNCQELENLLCFLQRSKKRLTDSEFKDPETGKTCLLKAVLNLHSGQNDTIPLLLEIARQTDSLKEFVNASYTDSYYKGQTALHIAIERRNMALVTLLVENGADVQAAANGDFFKKTKGRPGFYFGELPLSLAACTNQLAIVKFLLQNSWQPADISARDSVGNTVLHALVEVADNTPDNTKFVTTMYNEILILGAKLHPTLKLEELINKKGLTPLALAAGSGKIGVLAYILQREILEPECRHLSRKFTEWAYGPVHSSLYDLSCIDTCERNSVLEVIAYSSSETPNRHDMLLVEPLNRLLQDKWDRFVKRIFYFNFFVYCLYMIIFTTAAYYRPVDGLPPYKLRNIPGDYFRVTGEILSVAGGVYFFFRGIQYFLQRRPSMKALFVDSYSEMLFFVQALFMLATVVLYFSHCKEYVATMVFSLALGWINMLYYTRGFQQMGIYAVMIEKMILRDLCRFMFVYLVFLFGFSTAVVTLIEDGKNSSTSAESVSHRWRGFGCRSSDSSYNSLYSTCLELFKFTIGMGDLEFTENYDFKAVFIILLLAYVILTYILLLNMLIALMGETVNKIAQESKNIWKLQRAITILDTEKGFLKCMRKAFRSGKLLQVGYTPDGKDDYRWCFRVDEVNWTTWNTNLGIINEDPGNCEGVKRTLSFSLRSGRVSGRNWKNFTLVPLLRDASTRDRHPAPPEDVHLRPFVGSLKPEDAELFKDSVAAAEK, from the exons ATGAAGAGATGGGTGAGCTTGGACTCAGGGGAGTCTGAGGACCCGCTTCCAGAAGACACCTGCCCAGACCTCCTGGATGGAGATTCCAACGCCAAGCCACCTCCAGCCAAGCCCCACATCTTCTCCACGGCCAAGAGCCGCAGCCGGCTCTTTGGGAAAGGCGACTCAGAGGAGGCATCCCCTATGGATTGCTCTTACGAGGAAGGCGAACTGGCCCCCTGCCCGGCCATTACGGTCAGCTCTGTGATCATTGTCCAGAGGCCTGGGGATGGCCCCACCTGTGCCAG GCAGGTGTCGCAGGACTCCGTGGCAGCCGCCGGCGCCGAGAAGCCCCTGAAGCTCTACGATCGCCGGCGGATCTTCGAGGCCGTGGCCCAGAACAACTGCCAGGAGCTGGAGAACCTGCTGTGCTTCCTGCAGAGGAGCAAGAAGCGCCTGACGGACAGCGAGTTCAAAG accCTGAGACGGGGAAGACCTGTCTGCTCAAAGCCGTGCTCAACCTGCACAGTGGGCAGAACGACACCATCCCGCTGCTCCTGGAGATCGCGCGGCAGACGGACAGCCTGAAGGAGTTCGTCAACGCCAGCTACACCGACAGCTACTACAAGG GCCAGACAGCTCTGCACATTGCCATCGAGAGGCGGAACATGGCACTGGTGACCCTCCTGGTGGAGAACGGAGCAGATGTCCAGGCTGCGGCCAACGGGGACTTCTTTAAGAAAACCAAGGGGCGGCCTGGCTTCTACTTTG GTGAGCTGCCCCTGTCCCTGGCTGCGTGCACCAACCAGCTGGCCATCGTGAAGTTCCTGCTGCAGAACTCCTGGCAGCCGGCGGACATCAGCGCCAGGGACTCGGTGGGCAACACGGTGCTGCACGCCCTGGTGGAGGTGGCCGACAACACCCCCGACAACACCAAGTTCGTGACGACCATGTACAATGAGATCCTGATCCTGGGGGCCAAACTCCACCCCACGCTGAAGCTGGAGGAGCTCATCAACAAGAAAGGGCTGACGCCGCTGGCCCTGGCTGCCGGCAGCGGGAAGATTGGG GTGCTGGCCTACATTCTGCAGCGGGAGATCCTGGAGCCCGAGTGCCGGCACCTGTCCCGGAAGTTCACCGAGTGGGCCTACGGGCCCGTGCACTCCTCGCTCTACGACCTGTCCTGCATCGACACCTGTGAGAGGAACTCCGTGCTGGAGGTGATCGCCTACAGCAGCAGTGAGACCCCT AATCGCCACGACATGCTCTTGGTGGAGCCGCTGAACCGGCTGCTGCAGGACAAATGGGACAGATTCGTCAAGCGCATCTTCTACTTCAACTTCTTCGTCTACTGCCTGTACATGATCATCTTCACCACGGCCGCCTACTACAGGCCCGTGGATGGCCTG CCTCCTTATAAGCTGAGAAACATCCCGGGCGACTATTTCCGAGTCACTGGAGAGATTCTATCCGTAGCAGGGGGCGTCTACTTTTTTTTCCGAGGG ATCCAGTATTTCCTGCAGAGGCGGCCGTCCATGAAGGCCCTGTTTGTGGACAGCTACAGTGAGATGCTCTT CTTCGTGCAGGCCCTGTTCATGCTGGCGACGGTCGTGCTGTACTTCAGCCACTGCAAGGAGTATGTGGCGACCATGGTGTTCTCCCTGGCCTTGGGCTGGATCAACATGCTCTACTACACCCGTGGCTTCCAGCAGATGGGCATCTACGCCGTCATGATCGAGAAG ATGATCCTGAGGGACCTGTGTCGGTTCATGTTTGTCTACCTGGTGTTCTTGTTCGGCTTTTCCACAG CGGTGGTGACTCTGATCGAGGACGGGAAGAACAGCTCGACGTCTGCCGAGTCCGTGTCGCACAGGTGGCGGGGGTTTGGCTGTCGGTCGTCCGATAGCTCCTACAACAGCCTGTACTCCACATGCCTGGAGCTGTTCAAGTTCACCATTGGCATGGGCGATCTGGAGTTCACCGAGAACTACGACTTCAAAGCCGTCTTCATCATCCTGCTGCTGGCCTATGTGATTCTCACCTACATTCTCCTGCTCAACATGCTCATCGCGCTCATGGGCGAGACGGTCAACAAGATCGCACAGGAGAGCAAGAACATCTGGAAGCTGCAG AGAGCCATCACCATCCTGGACACAGAGAAGGGCTTCCTGAAGTGCATGAGGAAGGCCTTCCGCTCCGGCAAGCTGCTGCAGGTGGGCTACACCCCCGACGGCAAGGACGACTACAGGTGGTGTTTCAG GGTGGACGAGGTGAACTGGACCACCTGGAACACCAACTTGGGCATCATCAACGAGGACCCGGGCAACTGTGAGGGCGTCAAACGCACCCTGAGCTTCTCCTTGAGGTCGGGCAGAG TTTCAGGGAGAAACTGGAAGAACTTCACCTTGGTTCCCCTTTTAAGGGATGCCAGTACCCGAGACCGACACCCCGCCCCGCCCGAGGACGTCCACCTGAGGCCCTTTGTGGGCTCCCTGAAGCCGGAGGACGCCGAGCTCTTCAAGGACTCTGTGGCCGCGGCAGAGAAGTGA